From the Argentina anserina chromosome 3, drPotAnse1.1, whole genome shotgun sequence genome, the window GGAAAATGCCAGCAATATCGAGAACATCCCTTCTAGCACTAGCGTTTACAGCAATCTTTATTAACATCAACTCCCGCTCAGCAAATGGTAAGTGTGTGATATCCCGAACCTGAAGAGACAACCACCATTTTCTATCCAATAAGGCATGAACAAATCCTGGTTCTAAGAAAGCTTAAAATAACAGCTACCCAAATTGAATTCATTAGTCAATCAATACTGAACTGAAAAAGGATGATGAGAGAGAATATAagaacagtttttttttaactggGGTCAGAAAATTATGAATATTAGTTCAGTTTGACAGTATACTAGCTTTTCACAGTGCCCTTTTAATAACTTGCAGGCTCAAAGACTTTTTCTGGAGATTAGTAAGTCTTGCccaaaaacaaatgctgtaAATCCATTATGAGCTTGTGAACATATAAGTTCAGAAACCTCACCTCATGAAGATCTATTAACTTGCGGAGTTGCTGGACCAACTTGGTAATTGAGTCATCAGTACCAGGAACAACAGTTGTAATGCGAGAAAGCCCTTCCTTCTCAGAAGGCCCCACAGCTAGACTCTAGAAGATGAAGTGCACAGAAGAAGTCACACAAGGAAAGAGCCGAAAggccaaagaaaagaaaatatgaaaaaagaaaaaaaaatgagctCAGCTCAATCAGCTAACCTGAATGTTGTAACCTCTTCGAGATATGACTCCTGTGACTATGTTGAGGACTCCAGGTACATCACTCACAAGCATACACAAAGTGTGTGACTGAACCCCAGTTGACTGTAATAATAAATTGGAATGATATGAATGTTTAGGTTATGATGATTTGTAAAGTTTACACTTGAATTAAATATTTTGACAACTGCAATCTGGCAAAGAATTCTATTTTAAACCATGCACACCTTTAAAGTGAAACAAATAGCTATCGTTTTAGGAAATATTATAAGATGGATCACCACTTAAGGCATTTCAGGCTGTAAGAAAACTTACATCTTCATCATAGAGAACACCCCAATGAGCATCAAGTACTGGATTTGAACGAAAGTCATCGTATGGCTCCACAGGATAAACATCACCCTTCAGTAGTGAAATGAGATTCACTTATGTTCAGCCAAACATTATAACATATCAAGACTCACAGTCACATAATAATTGCCCTGATCTCTATACCATTATATTATTTGAAACTTGAAACCATTACATAATTAAGTTACTTTATTCAAGAGAATCAGAACTTTACTAAACAGAGGAGGTACGCTTTAATATGCATCATATAAATGTCATCTTGAATCATATGCTAAGTCATTCAATTTAATAGCATATGAATGAGACACTCGAATCCATTTCAGTCCTATTAAAAGTTCCATAAAATTCATGAATGATAAAAATGCGTGCACGGGATGAACTGTGAACTTATAGAACAGAAGTCTACTGAAAGGTAAGACATATAGGGTATCCTTCCACAGAGGAAGTCATATAAGGAAATGTACCTGTGAGGCACTACTGCTAGAACCATTGGCTGAATGATTTGTGTTCACCgcaatttcatcatcagacATTGTTCTTTCAAGATCAGGGTAGGAAGCTGCAGAAAATCTCCAAAAAGGAGCTGTCTCCCCCATCTTTTCTCGTCTCAAAGCAATCTGTCAGTTTAGAAAAATGGAAACCTCAATTTAGAGTATTTACATAATCTACCAAAAAAAGTATAgttcaccaccaccatcaacgATTACACATTGTACTGTTTTAGAGGGTTAAACACATTCACAGACACGCGTGCGCACATACACACACAAACACCCATGTCTAGTGATAAGCATGACAATGCATACAGTATATGCAACTTGCCTTTCCAGTTCTTGCAAGTTCTTTTATTCCAAATTTGCTCAAGTTTCTTTGAACAGCAACCATTTTTCCAGGGTCTCCAGTAACCTGAGACATCCACAGAGGTCTTAGAGTCTAAATGTCTAAATCCAAACACATTCGGCTTTATTGTCATTTTCCACAAGAAATGGAACTATGATTCACAactggaggatgaacaaaggATATTACAACATTTACCTCAATTGTAAGTGAATGTTCTGAGATGTCCACAATTTTTGCTCTGAAGATGTCCACTAACCACATGATCTAAAAAAATTGAGAACACAAACAAGATGAGGCGCAAGGATTTCCCAAGATGATAACTAGTGTCTAGCAGTGCTCATAGCCGTAAAACTAGGAAATGAACCCCTGTTTCTTCATAAAATAATCACCTAGGAGGCTAGAACAAACAATACCTAAACATGCAGTAACAGTGACCGCTACAGTAAATTTAATGGCTgggggagaatttcatatagACTTACCTTGGTTATTCAAAAATAGAATCAAACCAAGTTGAGTAGGACAGTTTCTCGGAAGTAATCACACTAATTATCTCAGACTAATACATGATTGTACCAATACATTGTTTTTGATGATTTGAATCTTTACCTCTGCACGGTTGCTTGGATCTGCATGAAGTTTGATAAGCATCAATTCACGTTCCACTTGTGGCTCCCTTGAGATATCTTCAACCTGACAAAGTAGAACTATAAGTGAAGATGAGGCAGAAGCAAGTACGCAAAGGAccttaatttttaaattaaatataaaagGAATAGTAGGCATTGCTCATCCTCCCAACTGCTCATCTCCGTTAAAATCAAACTGGATGCCATAAGGTAGATCTGTAAGAAATTATCAAGTATAACCTTTATCACATTCACCAACTTGTTGAGCTGTTCAACAACTTGCCGCAAAACGTTTTCAGTCCCCGAGACAACTATGGTAAAGAGAGCCCTATCCTTGTTCAAGCCAACAGCAAGGGACTCAATATTGTAACCCCTCCTGGCAAAAACCCCTGCTATTCGGTTTATAATTCCACTCTCATCACCAACAAACACTGAAATTGTATGACGCTTCACCCTGAAATGACATATATTCAGATATTCAGAACTCACAACTTAAAATAGTAGACATACACATCAAAGATTTAAAAAGACTTCCCCGAGACCCTATTATGATTGAAGTTCAAGGGTCATGGATGAAAAAGTGCAATTGAGTTTTATGTAGGCATAAATCAGCAAGTGGGGAACTCTAATTAGCCAAACTGACGGGTCTAAATTCCTAGAGGAATTCACAAGGTACTGTGATTCTGTGAATGGAAACAATCCCCTATTCACTAACTACAGTTCAAGTCTATAATCTGAGACATCATAGAACTTAACAACAGATCATGAACTCTATACACACATCCTTTTCTTCACTTTTGATACTCTCCTCACAAAGACAGAAATCGTTTGGATAGTTAATTTGAACTTGACTCCAGAACTGAGCTgtactgaaaaaaaaagtactggTTGTCTCCATCAAAAGTCAATCCACCTAACTTCAAAAAACGAATAAGTTATATTCTCTAACAACTATTTGAAAAAGACTACATTTTTCCTCAGTTAGACCAAAAGAATAAAGCTACCAAATTCTAGCATCTAGTCAGGCAACTGAAAATCACAAAACACACTAAACTGAGCTCATCCCAAAAAAAACTCCCAACACAATTAGGAACCCAATTCCACCAGAGAAAGTTCAGCAATCCTTACCAATTTAGCACGCTCAATACACTCaaatcaaaacccagaaagaaaggaaaagcaaactacaaagagagagagagagagagagagagagagcaaaacGGTAGAGTTAACCAGAACTCACTTAGAGCGAGTCAATGCAGAAACAGACTCAGTGACAGACACAGCATTGTTGGTGCTGGCAGAGACCACAAGGTCCTTAGACACCAAGTACTTGAACTGTGGCCTCCGATGGCCTAGGTCTAAACTTTTCAAGAACCCACGTCCCAAATCGACTCTGAAACATGGGTTCTGGATGAACAGTGAAGTCGAGCACGGTGGTGATGACAGTGAAGCCGCCATTGTTACTGGTTTCCAAGAAGAGTTCTGCTGACGGCGCTTGGTTTGGGAGCTTTGGCTTAGATACACCACGCCTTTCTCGCAGTGTTTTTGCACACGTGTTGTAATTTGTACTCGACCTCAAAACGCACCGTTTTCAGCTCATTCATGCCTTCATGGAGTTGGACTGTTGGAGGCCCTTGACGAATTAACTAATTAAGTGTCGCATCATAAGATACTACTGTCTTTGATATTCTTCATCCCTAAGATTGATGATCTTGACATTGTAATCACTGTAACATCAATGGATTGATCGTATAAATTCCTCTGTTACCACCTATCGTTTGTTTGTCAAGAAATTATGCGGTCACTAGTACCGATAGTGGCGGATCTTGAAACAAATATTTGGATAAGTCAAAATTTCTGGGCCAATATATACtaaattttgaattaaatgttgattatatagaatataattttatagaatatattTTGAATTACATAGAATATAATTTTATCATTATTATACATAATTATAGCAATTTAACCTAATCACACATAAttatatcaaaattaaaatgaattttttaACTTGTTGTCTCTGGCCTCTTCATAGTTCCGTTACTGAGTACCGATATTTAGTGATATCTAAAATATATTCGAAAATagtttgtaaattttaatgtGTATTGATATTTTATCAAAAATTCCATAACtaaatgaatttgaatgtTATTACAGTACTACAAATTGGTTATTACAAGGAGGTGAAAATGACTAGTCGTAAATCGTAATGAAGAAGTTAGAAAGGCCTAGCTTGCTGCACATTTGGAAAAACATGATTTTAGATACAGATGGGAATGAAATTGGTGATGAGGTTTACAATTTTCAACGCACTACATAAGCTGGGGAGTGTATAGACACTGTGAAGATCACATAAGCAACCCCAGAACAAAAGACTATGGTCATCACCCACCCACACATGAACTTGAACAAGAGCTTCCAGTTCACATTCTGCAGAAATCAATTTAATGGATCAATTAGTACATTCATCAAATGCTGATTATCCAACGACTTACGATCTCtgttatataatttcattttgctAAAGAAGCAGAAGATTAATCTCACCCTAGGGTCATCTGCAATCCCAACTCCTACCAGGGATCCAACCAATGCATGAATTGTTGAGACTGGAAGCCGAATCTGAGTGACAATGATGACTGCAGCCACAGTTGACAAATGAGCTGCTAAGCCTCTTGAGTTGCTCATATAAGTCAGCTTCCCACCAAGAGACTGAGTCACCCTAAAACCACAGAGAAAGAAACCAATGGCTGCAACAAATCCACTAATTGCCTTAAACCACCAAGTCTCATGGATTAATCCCTGCCATTTGATTGATCAACATAATGCTTGggttatatatatgagtaatAGCGTCTTTAGGTTTGCATACAAAGGAATGACTTGATTATACTTACCACATGTTCTCCATTTCCTGAATACTTATCtctattttgaaaaatatcaAGAATAGCTGCATATGGACTCACGACAGCGGAAACCTCACTAGCTGATTGTATAAGCCTGCACATCAACATCACTTCTGAGTAGCGTaaaatttgtgagaatttatcTAGATTCATGCTGATGTTTTTGTATTGATATTGTGCTTATATGTAAAACAAAACATGAACTTACGCAAAGATAAACGAAGCTATAAGATGTGGAAATCTGAAGTAATCTTCCACATCATCATATTTTTCGGCTAGAGCATGGCGAACGAGGGTGTGCCTGTCATACTCCAGGACCTATTTCCATTGCAGAAGCATGGAGGTTAGCACAAAGTAAGAATATTATGTGGTCACTCATGAGATATTTGACATTTAACTCGGTCAAAACTGTGCCAGATATATAACAAAAATACTAATGGTCCATAATGACAGTTTAGTGGGGAAAAAAATTTGTGAAAGATTTCATATGAAAGAGGACATAAGGAGCAGGAGTGCAGGACTTACAGGAgaaaaaattgattttgatgaaCCTTTAAGAAACTGGAAGGCATTCCCAACTGGTGTTATTTTCTCAATCTTTTGAAAGTTCCTTGTGTGACTTTCAACTAAGTGATTTGGTGTAGACTCAAGCAACTTTCTAAGTGAAGTAGATTTGTATTTATTAGACTGATCTTGGGAGGCAGGAGATGGTTCTTCAGCAAGCTTATTTTCAGGTTCTTGGACTAATGAGTCTGGTGAAGCCCAGCTCCTTTCGTCCTCTTCATACACTGTGTCAAGGACTCTCATCTGCATGAAATCTTTCAAGGCTTCTTCAAACTGAGCTTCATCATCAGCTGATTTTGTGCCATTGAATGCTGCATCTTGGCTTTCTATGCATTTACTATGATCTGAAGAGTGTGTCATGTTTCTCTTCATGGTCTTGTAATTTTTGACTGCTTTAAGTTTTTTCATGGCCAAAGGAACCACAAGAAGCTGTTGTATACAGATTCAGACACTGGTCAGGAACACTAGTAAGAAAATGCCTCCAAATTAAATACAATAATAGTTATAAGTTTATAACATGTTACCAGAGACAATAGAGCTCCAATCAAGGTGGCCACTGCAACTGCAACAATCTTCACCCAACGATTAATACCTATCATATGTGGTAATACCTGAAATTTTCAGAACATAAAATCATGTGAGAAGAAATAATATGGATAACAGTGAAGCAGAAATATAATTGATACACAGGTATTAGCCtggtaaaattaaaattaacaaTGTGAATGATACTACTACTCACAATTCCATTGTTCTGTTTGGTAGACAAAAATTGAGGCATAAAGCAATATAATGTTATATGCTCTGGTTTCATTTAACATTACTGTTAAGCACTCAGGTTAGTCAAGTagcaaataaaaatttaacttTCACAGGCTCTTTCTATCATGAAGAGTAATGAAGAATTCTTAATATATAAGTGTATAgtaaaaaacttaaaaaccTGAAGCATGAGAAAAAGGCAAAGCAGTCCAGCTGATAATCCGTAGTCAATTggaagaaaaataagaatcCTTTTTTCGGAATTTTCATGGCGTAGCAGAAAAACCTTCATGAGAGCAAAAAGGAGGAATGCACATAGAAAGGCAATTAGTGGGGCAACAGTCCACTCAAGAACAATCCAAACAAGTCCTCCGCCGATGAAATTGTGGTTCTTATTCTGCATTGAGTTTACCATTTAGAATGTGAATTGTAATGTCGAAttcagcattttcattctagTTGAAATTATGTCTGCATTACCTTATTCCATAATGGTATGTAGCCAAAACCTTGAGTGACAAGTATAGTTCCCAGTAGAGCACCCTGTATTGATTGCAGAGATGATACTGGTAGCCGTAAATATGTAGCCAGAGTAAGCCAAATTCCTGACCAAATTTCCGCATAAATATGTTAATTAAGGAACCTTTTTACCCTAACTAAATTCATTATGATATGAAGTATGATGATAATAAGTTCATGTAGTACCTGCAGTGATAAGAACAACTACAAGACTCCACATCAAGAAACCTTCACTAGGCTGATTTTCCTTAAGAAACTGGGTAAACAGTGAACTCCATTAGCGAAATGAAACCAAATATTTCATGAGAACTTAATTTAGGCATCCATTTTTTCTACCATACATGAGAAAATAAGGAATTGATAGAGCTGGTGGAACTTAAAAAGGCTGCTCCAGGAACATAGATCAGACAAGCCATTACAAATGCGTTTAGAAGAGTCAAACTCCCTGATCCAATTGGCGTTGAaaactgaaattgaaaatcaaaacCCGTTAGAAGTTCATACAACTCATCAAAGCCAACTGTAGTGTAGTGTTTTTTGATATGATTGAAAACAATGTGACCAAGTTTTGGTCTTTTTAGTCACTGCAAAAACTTGATCATTTTAAGATCATCTAACTTTTGGTTACAAAGCTACTAACCGGTGCTGGAAGATTGTTGGCACCAGTCAAAAATGCCGTGAATATGGCAGCAAAAGCTGAAAATATTGGTATCCATCCATACGTCTCCTTCCACTCCCCCACAATTTTGATGGccaaatcaatagaaacttggcCAGTCTTTGATGACATTTTGACTATCTGTTAGTACTTCTAGCCACAGTTGGTCAGAGGGCTATAAACCAGAAGGCTGATAATAACACAAAGTTAGtgattaatatttttattggCATTGGATTAATCTCCAAACTGCCTAGGTTGTGCTGTTTTTTCTGATGTTGTGTAGTATTTTCTCTTGTTTAGGTTGTCTTTTGTCATTGACAATTGTGTTGTTTACCTTGTCTTTCATTCACACTATTATTTTTTGGTTGTCAATTTATTCATTAGTGTGGAACTTTTGCAATATTCTTCACTTTCCAGGACTGCAATGAAAGCCCAATGATGCTCGATCAAGTCAGTAATTATTAGCCTCCCCATTTCCCTAAGAAATAGTCAATTTTTCACCTTATTGGTTAATATTTCATTCTTATATTACGATGGCGTCACGATCAAATTGGTGcatatagaattcaaattatgaTAGAGGCCGTCATGCCCAAAGCCTCCACCATAGCTATAACCGCCCTTTTTCCCGCCACAACACGTTACTATACTAGGCCATATAAAAGTAcgtctttctcttctttcatTGCCCTTTTAGGCTTGGTGAACCACCAGCTCGTCGATCTCCTTAAGCAATTCCAAAACTCGATAACTAATTCTCCATCGTTTTAAATGAAGACGATGGCTGAGATTCTACATGCCGACGACGACTTCGACATGCAACTGATACGGAAATTCTTGAGCTTCGCTTCGAGAGGTGACCGAGTTGGACTGAACCAGATGTTGATCCAAGGCATATCTCCTGATGTGCAAGACTACGACAATAGGACGGCATTGCATCAGGCGGCGAGTGAGGGTCACACTCCCATTGTTGAGCTTCTCGTGTGTTACAAGGCCAACGTTAATCTCCAAGACCGATGGAAAAGAACTGTAAGAACATATATAGCTATTTCCTCATTCCAAGTTCGTGAATCAAGTCTTTAGAATATGGAAGCAAGATTTATATCTCTGTTACGTTTGTGATGTGAATACCAAGCCCCTGACAGATGCAAGACACTATTCACATCGAGATATATGCAGTATTCTTGAAGTAAATGGAGGCAACGACTTTATCAATCAGTTAATGGTAATTAATTAAGAGATATTGATGAACCTTTAATACTAGCTAGGATCAACTCAAGGCTTTCTGGAATTCTGGCTAATAAGTCACAAGTCATTCATGTTTGAGTTTCTTATCATGTTTCTTAATATTTTGGTCGCTGTAAATTGTAAGTGGTTAATTGGTTATCATttgggaggaggaagatgtcATAACTATTTTCATTTGTGTTTCAACCAGACCGTTCGACATGAACATGATTCAAATGATGTGAAATTTGACGTGACAGAATTAGAGACAGAACATTCATCAAAGGTCCAGCAGGTACATACCaaaatttgttttgatttggcaTTATGGCGCCATAcatgtgaaatattgttgtACCTCCTATTGCAACAATCAGTCTATAGATAACTTCACAAGAAAATTGATATGAAAatgttcttgttttctttacttttagggttgttttggtgaatctGAAAAGGTGAAATGGCGTGGAATCTGGGTCGTAAAGACCGTTGTCAATAGACACATATGTGCTCCTGTGAAAATGTGTGTGTACATATTTTTCCATCTTTGCATCTACACTCAGTCCCTAGTTTAAGTTTGTGATTTTAGGACATATAAAACTCTGGACAATGTTTGGATAAAAATAGCTTGCTAACTTTTAAATCTTCATACAGGATACTCTCTGCTAAAGATAATGCGCTCTTGCGTGAACTTAGACATCCCAATATATTACAATTTCTTGGGTCAATTGTGCAGCAAGAGGAGATGGTTCTAATAACCGAATATCTACCAAAAGTATACATTTACTGCTAATAAATAATATTGTTCTTATAAAATAATACTCTATCTTTCTCATGCttcttatatttatattcTGGTTTTCGTATCTAGGGTAATCTCGAGGACATTTTGAACCAAAAAACACGTCTTGATGCACAAACTACTCTTCGCTATGCACTTGATATTGCTAGGTATGATTAAATTGTTTTGCTGATTGCGTCATTTCGGAAATTGCATTTGGCATTTTGAAATGTACGTTCATATCTATCTACTTAATGTTCACTATTTACTTTATTACGTGCGCTTCTAATTCAACTGATATTGTTATGGATTATATAAAATCTAAAATTGTCAGGGGTATGAACTATCTTCATAAGCATGTGCCATCCCCAATAGTTCACTATCATTTGGGTATCAGGTATAAACCGTTTTCCCAAACTTGTTTACTTTTCATATTCGATCTGCTATAACGCTCCCAATCCGTTATGAAATGAAAACTAATCACTGGTTAGAGTCATCTACGAAATGAAAACTAATCATATTTTCCATTTTGGAGTAGAAACTTGTGGCAGGATGAAGGTGGACACTTGAAGATTGGGGAGTATTGGGTTCAAATGGTGTATGAACAAACTAACTCAGATCAAAATGGATGTAAGTATGTTGCATTAAGAGCAAGTTCATCCATTGAGTCAATATGTCAGTCGCTGGGTCAAGGGGTTAGTAGGTCAGTATATTGTTTACTGACACTTGACCGTTGTTTCCACCGGGTCAAGTCATTGGGTCAATTATTATTTATGAAGTATTAAATTAGTTTTTGAGTGTAAAACTGATAAATATTAGTGATGCCAACAAATAAGAAGGTGAGGTGTTTATAAGAAATATtagtatattatttttcttagtATTTCCGTTGCTTAGCATTTTTTTCCCATTTTTctaactcattaattataaaccATCTTTTctataataaaaaaacaatataatccAATTAAGCTTAAAAACTAATGGTCTAGATCTTATGTGCGACCATTTCAAAGTAAATAGCCCAACGACTGCAAGACTCATATTTTGATGTACATTTTCTAGACAAAAAATGAATGTGGCGTGTGTGCTATGTGATTGGCACTACAAGACAAGTGATTGTCATGCACGTTGCTTCTATATAGCATCCCTTCCTCTCTTTCCTCACGGCCATGGGGTCAGTATTATGCAAGGCCTGGGTCAGGAAGTTGACCTGAGAATGAGCTTGGATCATCCCAACAGTAACAGACCCAATACCGGTGGAACCTAAAAATCAGCGTTTTCATTGACATG encodes:
- the LOC126786363 gene encoding acetolactate synthase small subunit 1, chloroplastic-like isoform X2, with the translated sequence MAASLSSPPCSTSLFIQNPCFRVDLGRGFLKSLDLGHRRPQFKYLVSKDLVVSASTNNAVSVTESVSALTRSKVKRHTISVFVGDESGIINRIAGVFARRGYNIESLAVGLNKDRALFTIVVSGTENVLRQVVEQLNKLVNVIKVEDISREPQVERELMLIKLHADPSNRAEIMWLVDIFRAKIVDISEHSLTIEVTGDPGKMVAVQRNLSKFGIKELARTGKIALRREKMGETAPFWRFSAASYPDLERTMSDDEIAVNTNHSANGSSSSASQGDVYPVEPYDDFRSNPVLDAHWGVLYDEDSTGVQSHTLCMLVSDVPGVLNIVTGVISRRGYNIQSLAVGPSEKEGLSRITTVVPGTDDSITKLVQQLRKLIDLHEVRDITHLPFAERELMLIKIAVNASARRDVLDIAGIFRAKAVDVSDHTITLEKLLEPYGLCEIARTGRVALERGSGVDSTYLRGYPLPL
- the LOC126786363 gene encoding acetolactate synthase small subunit 1, chloroplastic-like isoform X1 translates to MAASLSSPPCSTSLFIQNPCFRVDLGRGFLKSLDLGHRRPQFKYLVSKDLVVSASTNNAVSVTESVSALTRSKVKRHTISVFVGDESGIINRIAGVFARRGYNIESLAVGLNKDRALFTIVVSGTENVLRQVVEQLNKLVNVIKVEDISREPQVERELMLIKLHADPSNRAEIMWLVDIFRAKIVDISEHSLTIEVTGDPGKMVAVQRNLSKFGIKELARTGKIALRREKMGETAPFWRFSAASYPDLERTMSDDEIAVNTNHSANGSSSSASQGDVYPVEPYDDFRSNPVLDAHWGVLYDEDSTGVQSHTLCMLVSDVPGVLNIVTGVISRRGYNIQSLAVGPSEKEGLSRITTVVPGTDDSITKLVQQLRKLIDLHEVRDITHLPFAERELMLIKIAVNASARRDVLDIAGIFRAKAVDVSDHTITLELTGDLNKMVALQKLLEPYGLCEIARTGRVALERGSGVDSTYLRGYPLPL
- the LOC126785763 gene encoding uncharacterized protein LOC126785763, which encodes MSSKTGQVSIDLAIKIVGEWKETYGWIPIFSAFAAIFTAFLTGANNLPAPFSTPIGSGSLTLLNAFVMACLIYVPGAAFLSSTSSINSLFSHFLKENQPSEGFLMWSLVVVLITAGIWLTLATYLRLPVSSLQSIQGALLGTILVTQGFGYIPLWNKNKNHNFIGGGLVWIVLEWTVAPLIAFLCAFLLFALMKVFLLRHENSEKRILIFLPIDYGLSAGLLCLFLMLQVLPHMIGINRWVKIVAVAVATLIGALLSLLLVVPLAMKKLKAVKNYKTMKRNMTHSSDHSKCIESQDAAFNGTKSADDEAQFEEALKDFMQMRVLDTVYEEDERSWASPDSLVQEPENKLAEEPSPASQDQSNKYKSTSLRKLLESTPNHLVESHTRNFQKIEKITPVGNAFQFLKGSSKSIFSPVLEYDRHTLVRHALAEKYDDVEDYFRFPHLIASFIFALIQSASEVSAVVSPYAAILDIFQNRDKYSGNGEHVGLIHETWWFKAISGFVAAIGFFLCGFRVTQSLGGKLTYMSNSRGLAAHLSTVAAVIIVTQIRLPVSTIHALVGSLVGVGIADDPRNVNWKLLFKFMCGWVMTIVFCSGVAYVIFTVSIHSPAYVVR
- the LOC126785764 gene encoding integrin-linked protein kinase 1-like, which codes for MKTMAEILHADDDFDMQLIRKFLSFASRGDRVGLNQMLIQGISPDVQDYDNRTALHQAASEGHTPIVELLVCYKANVNLQDRWKRTPLTDARHYSHRDICSILEVNGGNDFINQLMTVRHEHDSNDVKFDVTELETEHSSKVQQGCFGESEKVKWRGIWVVKTVVNRHICAPVKMILSAKDNALLRELRHPNILQFLGSIVQQEEMVLITEYLPKGNLEDILNQKTRLDAQTTLRYALDIARGMNYLHKHVPSPIVHYHLGIRNLWQDEGGHLKIGEYWVQMVYEQTNSDQNGCKYVALRASSSIDDGTQDLTKIDIRSFGFIFFQMLEGIHSQTNTHADKHDLTVVDNKPKFHFSRCSNRIQELIEKCTSSDPSEISSFEDIIDVLEEEAFFTGKILFSVFVH